The sequence below is a genomic window from Aureispira sp. CCB-E.
CATTTTGGTCAATTAAGTGGGGCAAGACTTCTTTGGTTACGTAGTACATCCCCATTAAATTCGTTTGTATAATTTGTGTCCACTCGCTGACCGCCATTTCATTTAATGAACCAAAAGCAGCTATTCCTGCATTATTAATTAGAATATCTATAGAACCAAGACTTTGGATTAAATGATCAATTCCTTTTTTGACAGCCTCATAATTTCCAACATCAAATACCGCATAGGTTGCATTGATGCCTAATTTTTTCAATTCTGCAACGGTTGCTTTTAGCTTTTCCTCATTTCTACCTGTGACAGCAACATCTACTCCTTCTTTGGCTAATGCCAATGCTGTTGCTTTTCCTAAACCTCTACTACCTCCTGTTATAATGGCTTTTTTCCCTGTTAATTTTTCCATTTTGATTGATTTTATTTTTAATAATGATGTGCTGTTTGGTGCAGCAAGTCCCTTTGAGTGCAAAGATATCATTCAGGAATTAGAACAGTGGCAAATCATCTAATAATTCAATGTAAAATTTTAGATCATGGAAAAATAGTATGTTCCCAACAACGTCATGGTTTGGGGACTTGGTATTAAATATTTTTAATCATAAGCTTATTTTATTGGCAGTCTATAGTATAGGACACCCAAAAAGTTTTTATTATATAAAATAAGCAAGTTACGCCATAAATAATTGTTATTGCTCCGATAAGGTTACATTCGCCCAATGCCATTAATACCAAGCAAAAGCTTTGTAAAATCCCTAGGAGGGCAAGGATGAGCATTTCACCAGATTGGAGTGTTATCGTTTGTGTAGACCATTCAAATTTAGTGGATTTTCTTCTCCACAATAGTTCGTTGAAAAACTTTATTAGTTTGATAATCAACAAGTTATATCTTTGTTGTGTTTTGTGTTAAAATTTTGATTATCAAACTAATATAAATGTGCTTTTTTATCTTTTTGGTAAAAAAGTAAAAAATCAACGAACTACTATCTCCAAAGAATAGTATATAAAAGAGGAGTGATGATCAATTGAATTCCTTCCCAAATGGCAAGAATCCCATATTGAGTATATAATGTGGCGAGTGCTATAAGGCTACCAATAAGTATAATATGTTCTGAAATTATTAAGTCTGTAGTTCTAGCTTTTTGTCCTGTTGATCTGGATATTCTATTTCCGTTATCATCGGAGAGGTTGTTGTTCATAGATAATTTATTTTTGATATTAAATGCTGTATTTTTTGTAGTATATTTAGAGATTATTGCCCCAATAACCGCAGGAATGCTTTGGACGTTAAATGCTTCACTCTACAGAGTACTAAAATAAATTTGTCATAACAATTTAATTTATCTTGATGATTTTGTCCCCTAAGTGTATGTAGTTTTGTTCATTTATAATACTTATTGGATGTAGGGTAAGCGTAATGTATTTTTTTCTTAAAAACAACATAATAAAATGGCTAATCAGCAGCAATTATTTGAATTATTAGAGTCAGAAGATGTTAATAACCTTAAAGAAGGATTAGAGTTACTAAAAAACGAACCTAAGTTATTGGAGGCAGCTCAAAAGCGTTATTTGCCGCTCATCCGTGCTCGTCTTAATGACGCCACGGCAAGTATCTGGGATTTAGAAAAAGCAGTATTATCTTCTCAAGAAGTAGATTTTATTATTAGCAAATTAGGCAACCAATTTTTTAGCTTAGAATCTTTGAATACTGAAGAAAGTGATTTACTTGTACAAGTGTTAGGAGCGGCGCTGGCATCTGTAACCGATATCAACGATATATTAGAAACGATGCATCAATGGACTGAAGATGGCTTCTATGAATCTTCTATGGAAACAATAGGGCTTTTAATGGATGAAATCTATACTGCGTTAGACGAAAGTTCTAAGCAAGGACCTTATAATGGTTGGTATAGACGTGTACTTCGAAAACTAATGGATGATCATTGTCTTGAAAGTATTCAGTTGAATCATACTGCATTATCTACATGGCGCCATGATACACCAATTGTTCGATATTTTATGCTTTCTCTGACTTATATGTCATTTCATGGTGGGGCAGGAGGCTTATCCCTCGATATAGCACAATCTGATACGCCTCAATTAACCCCTATTTTTTGGCTATTTTATTACCATACTAAAATTAGTTTAGTAGATAGCACTGTAGATATTCCATTATCACCACTATCTTTTAGCAGGTGTTTTGAAATACAGAACCAAGGAGATGCTGGGGCTTGGAGTACTATTGTAGAGAAATATAGTTCACCCGAGTTACTTAAGATAGAAGATTCTATTGGATATAAGCAAATAAAAACGCAATAAATGGCTGGTCTCTTGGAGAAGAGATTACTGAATTGACTGGCAATTTTATTGGAGAGAGGTAAGAATAAATAAGTAACAGGGAATTTAGGCGCAGCCTAAATTCCCTGTTAAAAATATTGTTCAATGTTGTATTGGGTATGATCACAAAGGGCAAAATACTTGTGTATTTTAGTTGAAAACTAAAATAGTAGAATTAATAAATGCGCTGTGTGTACCTTAGGAGATCTCTAAGATTCTACCGAAGAAGGTTTGTATTTTACATAAATATTGATCCATATAGCTCTAGCTAAACGAGCAATCAAAGGTACAAACAATACACCTCCTGCAATCGCCGCTGCAAAGCTTTGGTTAACTGTTAGGTTAAATACAAAAAGGCAAAGTACCATAGCTGTTAACATATAGCCAGAGCTTAAACCATAACCGATATACATTGCTCCCCAATAAAAGCCAGGTTCTTTTTGAAAATCTTGGTTGCATTTAGGACAGCTGTCATGCATATTATAAATTCCTTGCATAGATGCCAACGAACTTTTGTATAAGTCCCCTTCATGACAACTAGGGCATTTGAAATTGGTGATACTATATAATTTTGATCCTTTTTTAAACATAATTGATAATATGTTAGATATATTTTAAATAAATTATTTTTTAAGATTGAGGTGATGGACGGTAATTCGATTGCGACCCAAACTTACAAAACCCATTTGTTCCATCTTTTTTAATAATCTAGAAATTGCTTCTCTAGTAGTATTCAAATCGAGCGCAATTTGCTTGTGGGTAATCTGAAATTCTTTTTTTTGTGTTAATTCGATTTTTTTAGATAGATAATCCATCAAACGTTGATCCAATTGCCCGAATGCAATGGCATCAATAGTCGAAAGTAATTCTTTAAAACGAATATTATAAGAATACATAATAAAATTTTTCCATTCGATGTGTTCTCTAGACCATTCGTCAATGTATTTAATAGGGATTGCTAGAATTTCAGTATCTTCTTCTGCGACAGCTTTTATGTCGCTTTTTTTGTCCATCATACAGCAAGTAAAAGCAGTAGGACAAGTATTTCCATGTGCTAAATAATACAACAGAATGTCTCCTTCTTTCCCTTCTTGCGTAACCTTAATAATGCCATCTAAGACAATGGGAACAAGTCGGATATGTTGCCCATAATCTAAGATGACAGTACCAGGTTTGAGTTGCATGACTTGACCAACTTCCACAATTTTATCCAATAATTTTCGGTCTTGAATCATGGGAAGTTCCGCCCTTAGTCTATTTTGTAATATTTGTTGTTCCATAGTTAATGTGGCAGTTTAGAACGCAGCGCACCATAAGTCAAGGTACCCAAAATAGCACTGGCAATGACAACAATCATAATTGGAAAACCATGCCCCAAAAGTGTATACATGGGACCAGGACAAGCTCCAGTCATTGCCCAACCTAATCCAAAGATGATCCCTCCAAAAAGGTACCTAGGAATACTCATTTGTTTGGGAGAGAATTGAATGACCTCTCCTTTTATATCTTTTAATTGTTTGCGTTTTATAATAGCAACCTGTATAATTCCTAACACAACTGCTACACCAATAATTCCGTACATATGGATAGATTGGAATAAAAACATTTCTTGAATTCGAAACCAAGAGATTGCCTCCGATTTTGTCATAACAATACCAAAGAGTATTCCTGCCAAAATATATTTTAAACCTTTCATGGTTTTTAAAGTTTTAAGATTAAAGGAAGTAAGATATGTGTCATTAATAAACCTCCGATAAAAAATCCGATGACAGCAATTAAAGAAGGCACTTGTAAATTAGACAAACCACTAATGGCATGTCCAGAAGTACATCCTCCTGCGTATCGAGCGCCAAACCCAACAAAGAAACCACCTCCGACAAAAAGCAACAAGCCTTTGAGGGTTAGCAAGGTTTCGAAGTTGAACAAATCCAAGGGCAAATACCCAGTTCCCTCAGCTATTGTACTAGGGTAGTTGATACCCCATCCTTGCAAATGAGCAATAGTTGCTGAAGAAATCTGAACAGGCTCTGGGCTTGTTAGGTAATTAGATGCTATATAACCACCAATAACAGCTCCTAGGGCAAATAATAAGTTCCAACCTTGTTTTTTCCACTCAAAATCAAAAAAGCTAATTTTTTTGCCTGCACCACCCGCAGCACACATGGCACGCATCGTAGCCGACATACCAAAGCTTTTGCCCCAGAAAAGTAAAATAAACATGGTAAAGGCAATCATGAAACCACTAAATGCCCAATGCCAAGGTTGTTGTATTAATTCTAACATTTTTTAATGTAATGTGTTTTAAAAAAAACGGAGAGTATATTAAATAGTATCGTAGTCTACGACCGTTTTTGAACGTTTAAGTAGGCTACAATACTATTTAATGATAGTTTTAAGCATTCCAAGCCAAGATGCCACCTTCTAGGTTAACCAAACTTTGAAATCCTAGTTGATGCATCAATTGGCAAGCTTGCCCACTTCTTTGCCCACTTCTACAGTATACAAAGTAGTTTTTATCTTTGTCCAATGCACTAACTTGAGTTTGGAAGTCATCGGCAAAAAAATCAATAGCAACAGCCCCTTCAATTTTGCCTTGTGCGACCTCACCAGGAGTTCTTACATCAAGTAGTACCACATTATCATTTTCCGCCATTGCTTTTTTGAATGCTTCGGGATTCAAATCTTTATAATTCATTATTTTTATTGGTCTTATTAGTCGAATAATTTTTATTAATTTTGATAGATAACGCATCGTTTAAGATAGTGTCGTAGGGCAAACAAATTCAGTTTTAGGGATTTCTGTTGCTGCAATAGCTTTGAATCCTCCAGCAATTTCTACCAAGTTATGGAAGCCTCTTGCTTTTAAAATAGAGCTGGTAATCATAGAGCGGTACCCCCCTGCACAATGAATGTGATAAGTGGTGTCTCTATTTAGTTCGTCTATATTATCATTAATATAATCTAGAGGGAAATTGCTTGCTCCTACAATATGCTCTGACTTAAACTCATTAGGTTTTCTTACATCCAAAACATTCAATTCGTTATTGGCAAGCTCTTGTTCTAAATCTTGAGCCGAAATAGATGTGATTTGATCAATTTCTTTGCCTGCCTTTGTCCAAGCTTCGATACCACCTTCTAAGTAACCCAAGACATTGTCATAGCCTACACGAGCCAAACGAGTAACTACTTCTTTAGCTCTACCTTCGTCTGTTACCAAAACAATGGGCTGTTTTAAATCAATAATAAGAGCGCCAACCCAAGGAGCAAACCCGCCATCAATACCGATGTTGATAGAATTGGGGACAAAAGCATCTTTGAATGTTTGAGGAGCTCTAGTATCTAAAATCAACGCACCTGTTTCGTTGGCAATTCCTTCAAAATCATTTGGTGAAAGTGCAACTACTCCTCTTTCAAAAACAGTATCTATACTTTCATAGCCGTTTTTGTTGAGCAATGCATTTTTAGGAAAATATTGAGGTGCTTGGGTTAGTCCAGAAGTAACTTCTTCGATAAACTCATCCTTGCTCATATTAGCACGAAGCGCATAGTTCGTCGCTTTCTGATTGCCCAAGGTATCAAAGGTTTCTTTACTCATATTTTTGCCACAAGCAGAACCAGCACCATGGGCAGGATATACAATGACATCGTCAGGTAATGGCATTATTTTATGGCGCAAAGAATCAAAAAGATGCCCTGCCAAATCCTCTCTAGTCAAATGAGTTTTTACAGCCAAATCAGGTCGACCAACATCCCCAATAAATAGGGTGTCTCCAGAGAACAAAGCTGTTTCTTTTCCATTGGCATCTAGTAGCAGATAAGAAGTCGATTCCATGGTATGCCCAGGAGTATGGAGTACCTTAATGCCAATTTCTCCAACACGCAAAATTTCTTCATCTTGTGCAATGTAAGCCTCAAAAGCTGTTTCTGCATTTGGTCCATATACAATGGTGGCTCCTGTTTTTTGGGCTAAGTCTACATGTCCAGAAACAAAATCAGCATGAAAATGTGTTTCAAGAATGTATTTGATAGTTGCCCCATCTTTTTGGGCACGTTCTATGTAAGGTTTTGTTTCTCTCAATGGATCAATAATAACTGCTTCTCCTTGAGATTCTATGTAGTAAGCACCTTGTGCCAAACAACCCGTATATATTTGTTCTATTTTCATGTTATAATAGTTTTTAAATTGATATCAACAATTAGTATGAATAATATCTGATACAAAGATAAAGTTTAATCTGCAGACCAAATGTGACGCAAATCACATAAAGCAAAATTTTTATCATTTATTAGTGACAGTGGTCCACGTTGAAGTATTTTTATTGTTTTTTTATGAAATTTAATTTGTAGAGAAACTCTTAATAGCAGCATTAATGGTGGGGAAGGAGCTTTTAGAGTAATTGCAAGGCATATCTACCAAGGCAATAGAGACACCCTCTTGTTGATAAAGTTGTACAATACTTTCCAACGCCTTTTCACCAGTGCTGTCGATTTGGTGTATGTGTGTACCATCTAGGATGGCATAATCAATCGCTTGCGTATTTTTTACCGTTATTTTTTCTTGTAATATGGCTTCCATCTTTTCTTTGAAGTGATTGCTATTGGCAAAATAAAGTTGTTCTTCAAAGCGAATGATAAGCGCATTGTTGGGGATTTCTACAAGCGTATCATTAAGAACAATATTGGGATACAAAGTGTCGTATAAAATTCCAATAATGGAAAGCAACACCCCAACTAATATTCCCTTTTGTATGCCAATTATCAAAGTCGCTAAGAAGGTAGCTAATAAAATAAAGAAATCACGCTTGTGACCACCTTTCCAAAGTTGAACGGCATCTTCAACAGAAATGAGTTTAAAAACAGCGACCATGATGATAGATGCCAATACTGCTTTGGGAAGGTAATAAAACAAAGGTGTTAGAAACAGTAACGTTAGAATAACAAAGGTGGCACTAATGATAGCTGCTAGATTGGTTTTGGCACCAGCTTGGTCGTTAACGGCACTTCTAGAAAATCCTCCTGTACCTGGAAAACTCTGAAAGAAGGAACCAAATAGATTGGCCATTCCTAATGCTATTAATTCTTGATTCGGATCTATTTTATAATCGTTGTGGCGAGCTTGTATCGCTTTCGATACGGCAATCGCTTCCATAAATGCAACTAAGGCAAGTGTGATCGCACTAGGTAAGAGTTTTTGAATAACCTCTAGGTTGAACAGTTGATCAGGAAGTTGAGGACTCGGCAATCCTTGAGGAATGTCTTGAACAATAGCTACATTGTATTGGTTTAAACCCAATCCCCAAACACCGAGTATTCCTGCTACGACTATAATCAACGGGGCAGGGATTGTTGGCGTATATTTTTTCGCAAGAATGATAATAAGTATCCCTGATAAACCAATGACAAGGGTATAAGGATTGATTTGATCCACTTTTTGTATCGCGTCTAACAGAATAGTATGCAAAAATTGCCCCTGCTCTAAATCAACCCCTATCAGGTGCTTGAGTTGACTGATGCTAATAATAATGGCTGCCGCAGAGGTAAAACCACTAATGACAGGGTGGGATAAGAAATTAACCAAAACTCCTAGCCGTAAAAAGCCCATTAATAACTGAATAACGCCAACTATTAGAGCTAAAAGAATCGCCAAACTAATGTATTCACTACTTTCTGCTTGTGCAAATTGACTAACACTAACGGCAACTAGTAAGGAATCCATCGCTACAGGACCTACTCCCAATTGTCTTGAGGTGCCTAAAATAGCATAAACTAATTGCGGGATAATAGCAGCATACAAGCCATAAATAGGAGGTAACCCAGCCAGCATAGCATAAGCCATTCCTTGGGGAATGAGCATAATACCTACTGTGAGGCCTGCATTGATATCTCCTTTTAAATGTTTTTTTTGATAATTAGGTAGCCAATCTAGGATAGGGAGTTTTGATTTTATATTCATCTCTGATTTTTGTTTTTGTTGACACAAAGATAAATAAGTAAAAGGGCTTATTTGGTGATGTGGGTCACATAGTTTGAAAAAATGAACGATTGAAGTAGCTGTAATTAGTTTTTGGGAACAGTAAGTAATCATTCAAAAAAATAACAGGTAAAATAGCCTCCTTTGATTAGCGCAAAAAGAATCCCATTTTTTGTTATTATTTTTTCTGACCACTTACTTAGGTGGAATAAAAGAACCCCAATCATACTGTTTAGATACAATTGGGGGGCGTTTCTCTGTTGGCGAGAATAGAATGGTCTTATTCTACGGTTGTTTAGAAGGATAAGTGAACTTCTGCTCGTCGAGCCAATTCGTCTCTTGCCGAACTATCAAGTTCTCCTAATGGAGTAGATCGAACTCGTTCTCCTTGAATGCCAGACTGTTTTAGGAAATTGGCAACCTCTTGAGCTCTTTCAGCAGATAGCCGTTCATTTAGTTCCTTGCGACCTGTTTTGCTTGCAAAGCCTTTGACCCAAAACTGAACGGTTGGATATTTTTCTAAGTAATGCACCAAAGTAGTTAATGTTTCTTGGGCTTGTACCGTCAAGCTAGATTTACCCACATCAAAATAGATTTTAGTTACATAGGTTCCTTTCTTTTGTGCTAAAAAAACTTCTAATTCGCTAGCAACACTTTTTTTTTCAGATTCTACTTTTTGAATGGTACGTTGAAGGCTGTCGATTTTACGTTGTTGCTCAACACTTTTTTGAGTAGCAATAGCCAATTTTGCAACTAGAGAATTATTAAAATCCTGTTGTTGATTTAATTGTTTTGTTAAAGCAGCGTTATTGCCATTATCTATAAAAATAGAATCTCTTTGCACAATTTTAAGGGTATCTTTAGAGGCTGGTTGAGTTGCTTTTAAGCGTTCTATTTGTAATAATAAAGCTCTTTGATTAGCTTGCATGCGCATCAATTCTTCTTGTGCAGCGGGGCTATAATTGTTGTTAATGACAAGGGTATCTTTTGCCCCACTTTGGCGGTTCAAGGCACTGGTTAACCGTTCAAGTTCTTGGGCAGATAGGGTAGACGAGTTAGACGGATTAACAGCTCCTGTACGTCCATCCGTTTTTTTCAACTGTTCAATATTCAATTGGTTTTGGAGTTCTTGTATTTTTAGTTTGTACTCGTACTCTTGTTGTTGCAACTTCAAATCAGCCTCGTATTTTTGTTGTTGTAATTGTAATTCTTTTGGCGTTGTATCTAGGCTAGGACGATTTTTGAGCAACTCTAATTGATGGAGCAGTTTCAATTTTTCTAGCTCATTGATATGCTTTTGTTCCTCCAACTTTAGTTGGTATTGCAATTCTTGTTCTTTGCTGTTAGGAGCACTTTTTTTCCGTTCTTGCTCTAGTTCTTTTTGCAAGGCTAATTCTGCTAACTGTCGTTCATATTTTGCTTTTTGTAACAGCAATTCATATTGATACTTTTGCTCTTGTTGCTGTAATTCTAATGTTCGAATCGTTTCAGAATTATCCGAGCTAGGAGATAAAGGAGTGGCGGCAGGTAATTTTTTTATAGAGTCATTTATAATCGTATTGATGGTAGGCGTTGAGATACGATTTTGTGTCAAACTATCAGTAGAGATATAGGTAGAATCTGCTTGATAATTTGTAACAGGAGGAAGGACTATATTAGGAATAGAATCATTTAAAAGACTATCTACGTTACGCTGAGGGAGTCTAGTTTGCTCTATCGAGTCAAGCTCCAAACGAGTAGAATCTAGCGTGTAATTTTGGGGCACAACAGGAGGAGCAATAGAACGAATAGAATCATCTAATATCCGATTCACTGTTGGTTTAGATATTTCATCAGGACGGATAGGAGCTACGTTTGAAGATGGCAGATTGGTGTTTTCTTCAGAAGATAAAGACGTAGAATTGATGGTATCACTTGTGACCGTTTTGATGGTCGTGGTGGTAGTAATAATTTTCTGCACAATAGTATCGGCAGATTGACCTGTGCTAGAAGACCATTCTTTTGTGGTATTGCCAGTTGTATTAGAAACTGGAGGCATTGTTGTTAACAAACCCTCTGTATAGATAATAGCAGGACGAATTTTATAAGTTTTTTGACCAAAGCTATAATGTGCAGAAAGTCCTACAAAGCTATACCAATCATTCATCTCAGGAGAATTGCCTCTTCTAGAGCGATTAATGCCACTTGGGTTAGCAGCATAAGCTTGAAAATTATCATTATAAGTAGTTCTATAGTTCCCACTAACATCGTCCAAATAATCGCTTCCTGTATACCGAACCAAGGCTTCTAGGTGCAAGTGAAAACGCTTGGATAGACGGAATTTTATTCCCAACCCTAAGGCAACATTCCAAGTAATTGGACTATAAGCATTTTCTTCTGTATTCAAAGGACGCAAAGAGGTTTCGTATTGATAATCTTGTTCTATTATTTGGGCATTGGCGGCATTGATCCCATTTTGATCTTCGGTACGGATTGTATTGTCAGACCAATAGTAATAACGATTATTATTATTAGAAAGTAAATCGCCTTTTGTTTCAAAGTAAGTCATTCCACCACCCAACATGAAGTACGGTGCGATGATACTGTTACTATTAAAAACCAAATCGTTATCTAAATAAACGATTCCCAGTAGACTAGCATCAAACAAATCTGTCTGAACGTTTAAAGCACGAGTATAAGTACCACTATTTTCATAGGTTCGATCACTCGCTTTGAATTGGCTTTTCATACCCCACAAACGCAAGCCAAATGTTTTGGAAAGGTGGTACTCAACTGAAAGCCCATAAGATAGAAAATTGAAATCTTGTATGGGTTGCTTAAATTGATGGGGTAAATCCCAAACTTGGTGACTTAAATCACCATAGTAATTACTCAGACCAGCGTGCAAACCAATCTTGACAGCATAGCGGTGTTGCTGTGCAAAAGTAGGAATGGCTAAGAGTAAAAAAAGACAAGAATAGATAAATTTATTCATTGGTGGTGCGTTTAATGGCTCAAAAAATGTGGCTAAGATTGGTTAGATGATGCCTCTAAAAGAAAGAAATAATAGCGACAAGCAGCATGAATTACTTACTAAAGTCCAACCATAAATCAACTTGGGCACTTACACCAATAAAAGGACGTATGTAAACCCGTTTTTCTATACCAGAGAGCTGACCTGCGGTCGTTGCATCTTCCAAGAAAGTTGCTCCAGCATTAAAATGAATAAATCGAAATAATTTGTAGCTCAAACCAACATAAGTAGGGCGTTTGAAGATGGGGCCGCTGACGGTGGTGTTATTCGCTCCTTGAAAATCTAGTAAAAAGACACCAAATGTAATGGATAAATTATTTAAAACTTTGGACTGAGAAGAACGCTTGCTCAATGGAAATGCAAAACCAACAAAAGGAGATGCTCCAATAGCTAAGTTGTTGGTCGAGCCACTAAGATAAGCTCCGCCAAAGCCTGCCTGAATGGCAATGGTACGTTTACTTTTTTCTGTAGAATAATTATCAATATATTTGTTATCAATCATCTTAAACCACTCTAGATTCATATATTGCTTTAGTTCACTGCGAATCATGGTGCGCAATTCTGACAACAACTTTTCACGGTAAGCAACT
It includes:
- a CDS encoding YeeE/YedE family protein, producing MLELIQQPWHWAFSGFMIAFTMFILLFWGKSFGMSATMRAMCAAGGAGKKISFFDFEWKKQGWNLLFALGAVIGGYIASNYLTSPEPVQISSATIAHLQGWGINYPSTIAEGTGYLPLDLFNFETLLTLKGLLLFVGGGFFVGFGARYAGGCTSGHAISGLSNLQVPSLIAVIGFFIGGLLMTHILLPLILKL
- a CDS encoding rhodanese-like domain-containing protein, with the translated sequence MNYKDLNPEAFKKAMAENDNVVLLDVRTPGEVAQGKIEGAVAIDFFADDFQTQVSALDKDKNYFVYCRSGQRSGQACQLMHQLGFQSLVNLEGGILAWNA
- a CDS encoding rhodanese-like domain-containing protein, which gives rise to MKIEQIYTGCLAQGAYYIESQGEAVIIDPLRETKPYIERAQKDGATIKYILETHFHADFVSGHVDLAQKTGATIVYGPNAETAFEAYIAQDEEILRVGEIGIKVLHTPGHTMESTSYLLLDANGKETALFSGDTLFIGDVGRPDLAVKTHLTREDLAGHLFDSLRHKIMPLPDDVIVYPAHGAGSACGKNMSKETFDTLGNQKATNYALRANMSKDEFIEEVTSGLTQAPQYFPKNALLNKNGYESIDTVFERGVVALSPNDFEGIANETGALILDTRAPQTFKDAFVPNSINIGIDGGFAPWVGALIIDLKQPIVLVTDEGRAKEVVTRLARVGYDNVLGYLEGGIEAWTKAGKEIDQITSISAQDLEQELANNELNVLDVRKPNEFKSEHIVGASNFPLDYINDNIDELNRDTTYHIHCAGGYRSMITSSILKARGFHNLVEIAGGFKAIAATEIPKTEFVCPTTLS
- a CDS encoding SulP family inorganic anion transporter, whose protein sequence is MNIKSKLPILDWLPNYQKKHLKGDINAGLTVGIMLIPQGMAYAMLAGLPPIYGLYAAIIPQLVYAILGTSRQLGVGPVAMDSLLVAVSVSQFAQAESSEYISLAILLALIVGVIQLLMGFLRLGVLVNFLSHPVISGFTSAAAIIISISQLKHLIGVDLEQGQFLHTILLDAIQKVDQINPYTLVIGLSGILIIILAKKYTPTIPAPLIIVVAGILGVWGLGLNQYNVAIVQDIPQGLPSPQLPDQLFNLEVIQKLLPSAITLALVAFMEAIAVSKAIQARHNDYKIDPNQELIALGMANLFGSFFQSFPGTGGFSRSAVNDQAGAKTNLAAIISATFVILTLLFLTPLFYYLPKAVLASIIMVAVFKLISVEDAVQLWKGGHKRDFFILLATFLATLIIGIQKGILVGVLLSIIGILYDTLYPNIVLNDTLVEIPNNALIIRFEEQLYFANSNHFKEKMEAILQEKITVKNTQAIDYAILDGTHIHQIDSTGEKALESIVQLYQQEGVSIALVDMPCNYSKSSFPTINAAIKSFSTN
- a CDS encoding 3-ketoacyl-ACP reductase, yielding MEKLTGKKAIITGGSRGLGKATALALAKEGVDVAVTGRNEEKLKATVAELKKLGINATYAVFDVGNYEAVKKGIDHLIQSLGSIDILINNAGIAAFGSLNEMAVSEWTQIIQTNLMGMYYVTKEVLPHLIDQNEGDIINVSSTAGLNGNATTSAYSASKFAVIGMSESLMKEVRKNNIRVCTLTPSTIASDMSLNLGITDGNEEKVLQPEDFAALIVASLQLPRRAMLKGASLWSTNP
- a CDS encoding DUF983 domain-containing protein translates to MFKKGSKLYSITNFKCPSCHEGDLYKSSLASMQGIYNMHDSCPKCNQDFQKEPGFYWGAMYIGYGLSSGYMLTAMVLCLFVFNLTVNQSFAAAIAGGVLFVPLIARLARAIWINIYVKYKPSSVES
- a CDS encoding DUF6691 family protein translates to MKGLKYILAGILFGIVMTKSEAISWFRIQEMFLFQSIHMYGIIGVAVVLGIIQVAIIKRKQLKDIKGEVIQFSPKQMSIPRYLFGGIIFGLGWAMTGACPGPMYTLLGHGFPIMIVVIASAILGTLTYGALRSKLPH
- a CDS encoding Crp/Fnr family transcriptional regulator, with translation MEQQILQNRLRAELPMIQDRKLLDKIVEVGQVMQLKPGTVILDYGQHIRLVPIVLDGIIKVTQEGKEGDILLYYLAHGNTCPTAFTCCMMDKKSDIKAVAEEDTEILAIPIKYIDEWSREHIEWKNFIMYSYNIRFKELLSTIDAIAFGQLDQRLMDYLSKKIELTQKKEFQITHKQIALDLNTTREAISRLLKKMEQMGFVSLGRNRITVHHLNLKK
- a CDS encoding DUF6089 family protein → MNKFIYSCLFLLLAIPTFAQQHRYAVKIGLHAGLSNYYGDLSHQVWDLPHQFKQPIQDFNFLSYGLSVEYHLSKTFGLRLWGMKSQFKASDRTYENSGTYTRALNVQTDLFDASLLGIVYLDNDLVFNSNSIIAPYFMLGGGMTYFETKGDLLSNNNNRYYYWSDNTIRTEDQNGINAANAQIIEQDYQYETSLRPLNTEENAYSPITWNVALGLGIKFRLSKRFHLHLEALVRYTGSDYLDDVSGNYRTTYNDNFQAYAANPSGINRSRRGNSPEMNDWYSFVGLSAHYSFGQKTYKIRPAIIYTEGLLTTMPPVSNTTGNTTKEWSSSTGQSADTIVQKIITTTTTIKTVTSDTINSTSLSSEENTNLPSSNVAPIRPDEISKPTVNRILDDSIRSIAPPVVPQNYTLDSTRLELDSIEQTRLPQRNVDSLLNDSIPNIVLPPVTNYQADSTYISTDSLTQNRISTPTINTIINDSIKKLPAATPLSPSSDNSETIRTLELQQQEQKYQYELLLQKAKYERQLAELALQKELEQERKKSAPNSKEQELQYQLKLEEQKHINELEKLKLLHQLELLKNRPSLDTTPKELQLQQQKYEADLKLQQQEYEYKLKIQELQNQLNIEQLKKTDGRTGAVNPSNSSTLSAQELERLTSALNRQSGAKDTLVINNNYSPAAQEELMRMQANQRALLLQIERLKATQPASKDTLKIVQRDSIFIDNGNNAALTKQLNQQQDFNNSLVAKLAIATQKSVEQQRKIDSLQRTIQKVESEKKSVASELEVFLAQKKGTYVTKIYFDVGKSSLTVQAQETLTTLVHYLEKYPTVQFWVKGFASKTGRKELNERLSAERAQEVANFLKQSGIQGERVRSTPLGELDSSARDELARRAEVHLSF